A single window of Gossypium hirsutum isolate 1008001.06 chromosome A10, Gossypium_hirsutum_v2.1, whole genome shotgun sequence DNA harbors:
- the LOC107897526 gene encoding probable protein phosphatase 2C 63 — translation MMMMLRSLSRPLERCLGVRAGGDALMWHADLKPHASGDFSIAVVQANNCLEDQSQVFTSPFATYVGVYDGHGGPEASRFVNKHLFPFLHKFATEQGGLSADVIKKAFNATEEEFLRLVKRSLSVRPQIASVGSCCLVGAISIDVLYVANLGDSRAVLGRKASGDKENTVVAERLSTDHNVGVEEVRKEVEELHPDDSHIVVYTCGVWRIKGIIQVSRSIGDVYLKKPEFYRDPIFQQFGNPVPLKRPVITAEPSILIRKLKPQDQFLIFASDGLWEQLSDEAAVNIVFKNPRAGIARRLVRAALQEVAKKKEMRYSDIKKIKKGIRRHFHDDITVIVIYLDKHRGSFCNKRTKQNAMGCTVAPVDIYSFNADGGDEDLLQKIT, via the exons ATGATGATGATGTTACGGTCCCTTTCCAGGCCGCTCGAACGTTGTCTTGGCGTTAGAGCTGGTGGGGATGCTCTCATGTGGCACGCTGACCTTAAACCCCACGCTTCCGGTGATTTCTCCATCGCCGTCGTGCAGGCTAACAACTGTCTCGAAGATCAAAGCCAAGTCTTCACCTCTCCTTTTGCTACCTACGTTGGCGTCTACGATGGTCATGGCGGTCCGGAAGCTTCCCGTTTTGTTAACAAACATCTCTTCCCTTTTCTCCACA AATTTGCTACAGAACAAGGGGGATTATCTGCAGATGTGATAAAGAAGGCATTCAATGCCACTGAAGAGGAGTTTTTGCGTTTGGTGAAGCGATCATTGTCCGTGAGGCCTCAAATTGCTTCGGTTGGATCATGCTGTCTAGTTGGTGCAATTTCGATTGATGTGTTATACGTGGCAAATCTCGGTGACTCGAGAGCTGTTCTTGGCAGGAAAGCTTCGGGGGATAAGGAAAACACAGTAGTGGCAGAGAGGTTGTCAACTGATCATAATGTTGGAGTCGAGGAAGTTCGAAAGGAGGTCGAGGAACTTCATCCAGATGACTCACATATAGTCGTTTACACCTGCGGAGTTTGGAGGATTAAGGGCATAATCCAG GTGTCAAGATCTATAGGTGATGTTTACCTGAAGAAACCTGAGTTTTATAGAGATCCGATCTTCCAGCAGTTCGGAAACCCTGTTCCTCTTAAAAGGCCGGTTATTACAGCAGAACCCTCGATCCTTATTAGAAAGCTTAAGCCACAGGATCAATTCCTCATCTTTGCATCAGACGGCCTATGGGAGCAGTTGAGTGATGAAGCTGCTGTAAACATCGTTTTCAAAAACCCGAGAGCC GGTATTGCCAGGAGATTGGTAAGAGCTGCACTTCAAGAAGttgcaaagaaaaaggagatGAGATACAGTGAcatcaagaaaataaaaaaggggataaggcgccattttcacgACGATATCACCGTGATTGTAATCTATCTAGACAAACACCGAGGCTCCTTTTGTAATAAAAGAACCAAGCAGAATGCCATGGGTTGCACGGTGGCCCCGGTCGACATCTATTCCTTCAATGCAGATGGAGGAGATGAGGATCTGCTTCAAAAAATTACATGA